Genomic DNA from Candidatus Sulfurimonas marisnigri:
TAATTATATCCGAATAGTATTCGTATAATTCTTGTATATCTTCATTGTTATAAGTTAAGTAAACACTTTTCATTTCATTACTCGTATGTGACAGTACTACTTCATTTACAAAGTCAGTATTAAATTTTGTACATAATGATATAAAAAACTTTCTATTAGTGTGTGAACTTACTTTGTAGTCTGTACCTAATTTTATTTTTTGTATCATTACTTTATAGTTTCTAATATAAGTATCTTTATGACTAGGAAATATTTTTTCATCTAAGTCTTTGTTATGTATTAATAACTCTATTACAACTTCGGGTACAGGATATTGGTATAGGTGAGTATTGTCTTTTCTTGTTTTAGTTGTTTCCGCCCTTACTTTTATTCGTTTAGTTTCAAAGTTAATATCAGTATATTTTAACTGTGTTAACTCTCCTATTCGACGACCAGTTAATAACGAAAGTAAAAATAGTACTTCAGTGTTAACACCACCATGTGATTGAGTAGTAATACCTTGATACACTTTTTTAACTATTTCTTTTAATTCATCTTGTGTTGAATTTAAAAATGTTTTCTCTCTTTTGTAGTTAGTTTTTACAAGTTTTAATGGATTTCTATCTATATTTTGTAGTTCAAACTCTCTTTTAAATATAGGCATTAATAAGTTTTTAACTCCTTCTTTAGTTGAGTTTCCTATTCCTTTACTTTCTATATTATCCATTATTTCTTCTAAGTCTGTTACTCTAATTTTACTTATTTTTATGTGTCCTATTTTATCGTGTACCCATTTATTGTATTGTAAAAGTGTTGTAGTTTTGTAAGGTTCATTTAGTTTTTTATTATATTTGTAATATAACTTATCGAGTATTTCGCCTTTTATGTAAAGAGGGTCTTTATTTTTTACTATTTCTATTTGTATCTCTTGTAGTCTATCGTGTGCTTGTTTTTCACTAGTACATCCATACTAATTAGTCATATTAACCCAACCAATATTTTTACCTTTTGTTATCCTCGCAAAGTAGTCTATACCTCTGTATGCTGTTTGATAAGTGTATATACTAGTATACTTCTTACTCTTTACTTTTTTATTCTTTAGTGCCATTTTATCCCTTTGTTAAAAGTTATACATAAGTTATACATAAAGTTATACATTCCATAGTGTAACAGAATAGGATTAATAAGTAAATATTTAAGGTTAAATTAATTTTTAAGTGAAGTAAACCCCAAGTTTATGGGGTTTGGTGTGGATTGAATTAAGTAAAGATTAACTAATTTCTTTTGGGAAGCAGAAACGGTATCCACGACGACGAACAGTTTCAATTGTTGTGATTCCTAATGGTTTGTCCATTTTTTGACGAATTTGGTTGATAGCAACTTCAATAACATTTGGAGTAACAAGCTCAGGCTCTTCCCAAATCGCGTCTAGTAGTTGTTCTTTAGAAACAATTTGATCACGGTGACGAGCTAAGTGAGTTAGAACTTCAAAAGGTTTACCTTTAAGCTCTATATCTTGCTCTTTGTAAGTTATTTTTTCCTCTTCAGGGTTGATAACTAAATCGTCTATTGAAATAATATTACTTCCTCCAAAACGAAGACGAGCTTCAATACGTGCAATTAGAACATCGAAGTCAAATGGTTTTCTGATATAGTCATCAGCACCACTTCTTAGAGCTTCAATCTCACTCTCGTTGTCATCTCTAGCAGATAAAACTATTACAGTAGTTTTTGGAGTCTTAATTTTTATGTCACCTATAATATCTACAGAGTTTCCATCAGGAAGCATCCAGTCCATTAATACTAGGTCGTAGTTACGGATATCTAAGTAATATTCACCGTCTTTAAGTGTTTCAACAACATCGCTTTGGTAGCCAAATTCTTTTAATCCTTCAGCAAGCATTTTGTTTAATGTAACTTCATCTTCTATAATAAGAATGCGCATTATTTATGTCCTATATTTGAATATTTTGGCGAATGATATCATAATTTTAGAAAACTTTAAAGAAAAATTCAATTTTCTTTAATAAAAATTTAACTTATAATTAAGATTGGGATTTGTAATGATTGCTTACACTTACCACACAGTCGGGTAAAATTGAAGGTTTTGTTATCTTTATTTTTATGCTTTTTATGGAGTTGTATTCTTTAATTAACTTTAAATTTAGGCTGTTTAAAGCATCTTCTATAAGTAGGAATTCACTTTTAATCATATTTTCCTTAACGATTTGTACTATATCTGCGTAATTTATAAAACTATTTTCATTGTTATAATCAATTGTTAAATTTACTATTACATCTTGCTTCGTAATTCTCTCAAAGTCTAAAATTCCAATAATGCATTGGAACTTTAAATCTTCTATATGTATAGTCACTAAACTACTCTTTTTTCTTCACCTTTAAACAGACGAATAAGATTTGGAATATGTTTATAAAATAGAATAAAACCTATAAGGATAACAGGAGCATGAGCCATTTCAGGGTGAAGTAAAAAGCTAGCAATCATTAGAGCAGCCAGTGCTGTTAGTGAAGAGAGTGAAGATATTTTAATAACTTTTGCTCCTATAGCCCAAACTACAAGTGCTATTATTGTCTCTATAGGAAGCATAAACATCATAACGCCCATCCCTGTTGCAACACCTTTACCACCTTCAAAGTTTAGATAAGGGCTAAAACAGTGGCCAATAACAGCCAAAACTGAGATTCCCCAAAGTGTTGCTTCACTAACGCCTGAAAAGTAAGCTACTATTAAAACTAAAGCACCCTTTAGAGCATCAAGCGCTAAAGTTGCAGCACCTAGTTTTTTTGCCAAAGCGGGATTAGTCTCTTTCACTACTCTTAAAACATTTGTAGCACCAATGCTCCCAGAACCGCTAGCCTTTATGTCTACGCCAGCAAACTTTTTTGAAAGTAGTAAACCAAAAGGTATCCCTCCGACTAAATAAGCTACTATAAAAAACTGTACGTTTGGGTTAAATAAAAAATCCATTAATTACCTTATAAATTATTTTTGACATTTTACTTGATATATCATAACAAGGATATAAAATAGATATTTATCTTATTTATTTAATCTCTAGATGTAGATAAATATTTGTTTTTTTTGCTATACTATAAGAGAATATTTTTAAATAGGAATAAACAATGGTAAGATTTTTCATGAAACTTTTTAAAGCACTTAACTCTTCTCAAACACCATGGCAAATGTCGCTTGCTTTATCTTTGGGTATGGCTATGGGACTAACTCCATATAGTGGTATTCAGACAATCGTTTTGATTTTTATAGTCTTGGTGGTCAATATGCATGTAGGCCTTTTCCTGATTTCATCTGCCTTTTTTGCAGGTATAGGCTACTTATTTGACCCTTATTTTGAGCAGTTAGGTTATGCTTTACTAAATATGGAAGCGCTTGATGGAGTATTCACAGCTTTTTATAACTCAGCTCTTCTTCGTTTGACATATTTTAATAACACCATTGTTTTGGGCTCAAATGTAGTTGCGTTTATATTGGTATTGCCAATGTTTTTTATTTTAAACAGAGTTGTGTATATTTACAGAGATAAAATTGCTTCCAAACTACAACAATACACAATTCTTAGAAAACTTGGCATCTCAGTAAGTGACAAAAAAGACAAATTCTTTAGAGTATGGGGTATAGGTCTATTTTTGATTCTTAGTGTTGGTGTTGTACTATTTAGTGTTTTGTTTTTAGATGCACTACTAAAAAATGCAATTGAAGACAACTTAACAAAAATTCTTAAGAAAAAAGTGTCTATAGAAAACTTGGATGTATTATTAACAGAGGGAAAAATCAATATAGACAATCTACATGTAGCAGATGATAAAAAAGCAGTAGTGAGCACTAAAAACATCAATATTGATATAGATTTAAATCAACTTCTATTTAAGCGTTATCATATTGAAAACATAAATGTGTCAGGGATGGCCTTCAGCAAAGAGGTAAAACCTGGGCTTCTATATACTGGTCCGTCAACAACTTCCTCAAAAGTAAGCCCGCAAATAAAAGAAAAAAGCAGTGAAGAGGGGTTTAAGCTCCCATCTCTCTCTTTGGAGGACCCTAAGGCTTTGATAGCAAGAATGGGACTAAGCTCACTTGGCAGTTTTGATGCTACAAAAGAAAAAATTAGCGCAATTAATACAAAATATAAAAACATAATAGAAAATGATTTTTCCAAAGATGAGTTGACTAAGATAAGCAGTGAGATTAAAGATATACAAGAGAGATTAAAATCCAAAGATATTAGCTCAATGCTTCAACTAAAAGAAGACGTCACTGCTTTAAATAAAAAAATAAAGGCTAAAAAAGAGCTTTTAAGCAGAACTAAAAAAGAGTTTTCTCAAGATAAAAATAGCATACAGCAAGATTATAAAGATTTGACTAAAGGTGCTGCAAAGGATTACAATAATTTAAAATCACAATACACTTTTGATTCAGAAGGTGGTGTAAATATTGTCGGTGTACTGTTTGGTGATAAACTAAAAACTTATTTAGGCAGTTTTTTAAAGTACTATGAAATAGCAAAGCCATATCTTAAAAGTGGTCCTAAAAAAACAGAACAACCTATTCCACCTCGCGGCGAGGGACGATGGGTGGCTTTTAAATACACAATCCCAACTGTTGATTTTTTAATCAAAAGTACAAATATTAGTGGCGAGCTTCAAAAGCAAGATTTCAAATTGGCAGTAAAAGACATAAGTTCAAATCAAAAGTTGTTAAAGGCTCCAATGACATTTTTGTTTAGCAGTGATGGGGATGAGTTAAAAGGCTTGGTAGCAAAAGGTGAAGATAATCATCTAAAAGAACATGTCAAAACTACATCGAGTTTTTCACTTGTTC
This window encodes:
- the hsrA gene encoding homeostatic response regulator transcription factor HsrA, encoding MRILIIEDEVTLNKMLAEGLKEFGYQSDVVETLKDGEYYLDIRNYDLVLMDWMLPDGNSVDIIGDIKIKTPKTTVIVLSARDDNESEIEALRSGADDYIRKPFDFDVLIARIEARLRFGGSNIISIDDLVINPEEEKITYKEQDIELKGKPFEVLTHLARHRDQIVSKEQLLDAIWEEPELVTPNVIEVAINQIRQKMDKPLGITTIETVRRRGYRFCFPKEIS
- a CDS encoding TIGR03545 family protein, with protein sequence MVRFFMKLFKALNSSQTPWQMSLALSLGMAMGLTPYSGIQTIVLIFIVLVVNMHVGLFLISSAFFAGIGYLFDPYFEQLGYALLNMEALDGVFTAFYNSALLRLTYFNNTIVLGSNVVAFILVLPMFFILNRVVYIYRDKIASKLQQYTILRKLGISVSDKKDKFFRVWGIGLFLILSVGVVLFSVLFLDALLKNAIEDNLTKILKKKVSIENLDVLLTEGKINIDNLHVADDKKAVVSTKNINIDIDLNQLLFKRYHIENINVSGMAFSKEVKPGLLYTGPSTTSSKVSPQIKEKSSEEGFKLPSLSLEDPKALIARMGLSSLGSFDATKEKISAINTKYKNIIENDFSKDELTKISSEIKDIQERLKSKDISSMLQLKEDVTALNKKIKAKKELLSRTKKEFSQDKNSIQQDYKDLTKGAAKDYNNLKSQYTFDSEGGVNIVGVLFGDKLKTYLGSFLKYYEIAKPYLKSGPKKTEQPIPPRGEGRWVAFKYTIPTVDFLIKSTNISGELQKQDFKLAVKDISSNQKLLKAPMTFLFSSDGDELKGLVAKGEDNHLKEHVKTTSSFSLVQGVLENTDMSFMNLKKAKYSFKGELNAEDYIKLNAQTKVLFSNVSLSLKKTDSKLMKSLAGVVSKIDNFDLDVKLNGSVENPEVSVKSNLDKKLSGVFSSVFENEVKKYQGELKALIDTQVKDKLKELGIEQEGFGDIDKLLNAQSLGLDNMQSSTNGIGDTIKNKAGDELKDKAKSLFKGF
- the plsY gene encoding glycerol-3-phosphate 1-O-acyltransferase PlsY; the encoded protein is MDFLFNPNVQFFIVAYLVGGIPFGLLLSKKFAGVDIKASGSGSIGATNVLRVVKETNPALAKKLGAATLALDALKGALVLIVAYFSGVSEATLWGISVLAVIGHCFSPYLNFEGGKGVATGMGVMMFMLPIETIIALVVWAIGAKVIKISSLSSLTALAALMIASFLLHPEMAHAPVILIGFILFYKHIPNLIRLFKGEEKRVV
- a CDS encoding tyrosine-type recombinase/integrase; this encodes MDNIESKGIGNSTKEGVKNLLMPIFKREFELQNIDRNPLKLVKTNYKREKTFLNSTQDELKEIVKKVYQGITTQSHGGVNTEVLFLLSLLTGRRIGELTQLKYTDINFETKRIKVRAETTKTRKDNTHLYQYPVPEVVIELLIHNKDLDEKIFPSHKDTYIRNYKVMIQKIKLGTDYKVSSHTNRKFFISLCTKFNTDFVNEVVLSHTSNEMKSVYLTYNNEDIQELYEYYSDIIK
- a CDS encoding dihydroneopterin aldolase, whose translation is MTIHIEDLKFQCIIGILDFERITKQDVIVNLTIDYNNENSFINYADIVQIVKENMIKSEFLLIEDALNSLNLKLIKEYNSIKSIKIKITKPSILPDCVVSVSNHYKSQS